The following coding sequences are from one Paenibacillus stellifer window:
- the thrS gene encoding threonine--tRNA ligase has product MEINVKLPDGAVRRYPVGTTIMQVAESLGTGIRKRTVAGTVNGRTVDLSETLQSDCLLTLVMADSPEGVEITRHSTAHIMAQALKRLFGGSAVKLGIGPVISDGFYYDVELDRSLSVDELSAIEREMESIIRENLPIMRREVSREEALSIFGELKEPLKLELIADLPQDAIISLYSQGEFTDLCRGPHLPSTGRVKAFKLLSVAGAYWRGDSARPMLQRIYGTAFPDKKLLEEHLRYLEEAKKHDHRKLGKELGLFMFSEEAPGMPFYLKGGMTIRNELENFARELQFQRGYDEVRTPLMMNNRLWEQSGHWDHYKDNMYFTNVDDSKYALKPMNCPGHMLIYKNELHSYRELPIRLAEFGQVHRHELSGALGGMMRVRTFCQDDAHLFVLPEQIEAEIGRVMELIDHVYRVFGFEYTVELSTRPEDSLGSDELWNEAESALRNTLDRSGLPYRLNEGDGAFYGPKIDYHILDALKRSWQCGTIQLDFQMPEKFDLHYVGEDGRKHRPVVIHRAVYGSIDRFMGILTEHYAGAFPLWLAPVQARVLPVSDASAAYAAEVKQRLEAAGIRAEADLRPEKLGYKIREAQLLRTPYMLIVGENEQASGSVSVRTRSGGDAGISPVPELIARLQEEVAAKR; this is encoded by the coding sequence ATGGAGATCAACGTAAAATTACCAGATGGCGCAGTAAGGAGGTACCCGGTCGGCACGACAATTATGCAAGTGGCGGAATCACTCGGCACGGGAATACGAAAGCGGACAGTGGCGGGCACAGTGAACGGGCGGACGGTTGATTTAAGCGAGACGCTCCAGTCTGATTGCCTCCTGACCCTGGTTATGGCGGACAGCCCCGAAGGTGTAGAAATCACCCGGCACAGCACCGCCCATATTATGGCACAAGCGCTCAAACGGCTGTTCGGCGGCAGCGCCGTCAAGCTGGGCATCGGTCCCGTCATCTCGGACGGATTCTATTACGATGTCGAGCTCGACCGTTCCTTAAGTGTTGACGAGTTATCCGCAATCGAGCGGGAAATGGAGAGCATTATCCGCGAGAATCTGCCCATCATGCGGCGGGAGGTCTCACGGGAGGAAGCTCTGTCGATATTCGGGGAGCTGAAGGAGCCGCTGAAGCTGGAGCTGATCGCCGATCTTCCGCAGGATGCCATCATCAGCCTTTACTCCCAAGGGGAATTCACCGACCTATGCCGTGGCCCCCATCTTCCAAGCACAGGGCGTGTCAAGGCGTTCAAGCTGCTGAGCGTGGCGGGAGCCTATTGGCGGGGAGATTCCGCTAGACCGATGCTGCAGCGCATCTACGGAACTGCTTTTCCGGATAAAAAGCTGCTGGAGGAGCATCTCCGCTATCTGGAAGAGGCGAAGAAGCACGATCACCGCAAGCTCGGCAAAGAGCTCGGGCTGTTCATGTTCTCCGAGGAGGCGCCGGGGATGCCGTTCTACCTCAAGGGCGGCATGACGATCCGGAACGAGCTGGAGAATTTCGCCCGGGAGCTGCAGTTCCAGCGGGGCTATGACGAAGTCCGCACCCCCCTCATGATGAACAACCGGCTCTGGGAGCAATCCGGACACTGGGATCATTACAAGGACAATATGTATTTTACCAATGTGGACGACAGCAAGTACGCGCTGAAGCCGATGAACTGTCCGGGCCATATGCTGATTTACAAAAACGAGCTGCACTCCTACAGGGAACTGCCGATCCGGCTGGCCGAATTCGGCCAGGTGCACCGGCATGAGCTGTCGGGAGCGCTTGGCGGAATGATGCGGGTCCGCACCTTCTGCCAGGACGACGCGCACTTGTTCGTCCTGCCGGAGCAGATCGAGGCGGAAATCGGCCGCGTCATGGAGCTTATCGATCATGTGTACCGTGTCTTCGGCTTCGAATACACGGTGGAATTGTCCACCCGGCCGGAGGATTCTCTCGGCTCGGATGAGCTCTGGAACGAAGCGGAGTCCGCCCTGCGGAACACTCTCGACCGCAGCGGTCTGCCCTACCGCCTGAACGAAGGCGACGGTGCATTCTACGGTCCGAAGATTGACTATCACATTCTGGACGCCCTGAAACGGAGCTGGCAGTGCGGAACGATCCAGCTTGATTTCCAGATGCCGGAGAAATTCGACCTGCATTATGTAGGGGAAGACGGCCGAAAGCACCGGCCGGTGGTCATACACCGGGCCGTGTACGGCTCCATCGACCGGTTCATGGGCATCCTGACCGAGCATTACGCCGGGGCGTTCCCGCTCTGGCTGGCGCCGGTACAGGCGCGGGTCCTGCCGGTCTCGGACGCCTCGGCTGCCTACGCCGCCGAAGTGAAGCAGCGGCTCGAAGCCGCCGGCATCCGGGCCGAAGCGGACCTGCGGCCGGAGAAGCTGGGCTACAAAATCCGGGAAGCCCAGCTGCTGAGAACGCCCTATATGCTCATTGTCGGAGAGAATGAGCAGGCCTCCGGCTCCGTGTCGGTACGGACACGGAGCGGGGGCGACGCCGGCATAAGTCCTGTGCCGGAGCTGATCGCGCGGCTGCAGGAGGAAGTCGCCGCCAAGCGGTAA
- a CDS encoding LysR family transcriptional regulator: MFDDFDIFAAVVEQSSLNRASRQLNLSQPALSRKISKLEERLGVPLFNRFGKRLELTEVGRLAYTYALEQRQHRAKFLEAISKFKQGEPLSVTMGASLTTLQTTLPPLVNAYMEQYPAAELKLITGKTHEIVTSVREGRSEVGIIASATDEAGMRCVPLFEDRLRLVVAGHHPLAQLPRLEMEHLTGQPMVLFSKGSWYRRMTDDLFQRSGVQPDIRMEIDSFEAIIRLLPTIKAAALLPNSYLRPELLAGGGLASLHIRELEMTKRTTCMIYREPGDLSPAARSLIRVTEGVFQGGLPPVP, from the coding sequence ATGTTTGACGATTTCGATATTTTTGCGGCAGTGGTCGAGCAATCAAGTTTGAACAGGGCGTCCCGTCAACTAAATTTGTCACAGCCCGCCCTGTCACGTAAAATCTCCAAGCTGGAGGAGCGTCTGGGAGTCCCTTTGTTCAACCGGTTCGGCAAAAGGCTGGAGCTGACCGAGGTCGGACGTCTCGCTTATACCTATGCTCTGGAGCAGCGCCAGCATCGCGCCAAATTTCTGGAGGCCATCTCCAAATTCAAACAGGGCGAGCCGCTGTCAGTGACGATGGGGGCGAGTCTAACGACTCTGCAGACGACGCTGCCGCCGCTCGTAAACGCATACATGGAACAATACCCGGCGGCGGAGCTGAAGCTCATCACCGGCAAAACGCATGAAATCGTCACCTCGGTCCGCGAAGGACGCTCCGAGGTCGGCATCATCGCCTCCGCCACGGACGAAGCGGGCATGCGCTGCGTGCCGCTGTTCGAGGACCGGCTGCGGCTGGTCGTCGCCGGACATCATCCGCTCGCCCAACTGCCGAGGCTTGAGATGGAGCATCTGACCGGCCAGCCGATGGTTCTCTTCTCCAAGGGCAGCTGGTACCGCCGGATGACCGACGACCTGTTCCAGCGCAGCGGGGTCCAGCCCGACATCCGCATGGAGATCGACTCCTTCGAGGCGATCATCCGGCTTCTGCCGACGATCAAGGCGGCTGCGCTGCTCCCGAATTCCTATCTGCGGCCGGAGCTGCTGGCCGGAGGAGGACTCGCTTCGCTGCATATCCGGGAGCTCGAAATGACCAAGCGGACGACCTGCATGATTTACCGCGAACCGGGCGATTTAAGCCCGGCGGCGCGCAGTCTGATCCGGGTTACCGAAGGGGTGTTCCAGGGCGGGCTGCCCCCTGTCCCGTAA
- a CDS encoding CPBP family intramembrane glutamic endopeptidase translates to MNRVGQPLKLRPLSRTLIIAGLIGLILFAMFQIIPSLNQPGAGNEQAITKSDASLKASRFAEENLGYIPQASDRWTVTYTSDSSFYGYMSRKNLLDSYTSRKLDERYPYDTFHVSLNTQKETWDRLTVDLNMYTGEPVGFSRVPAGYLHPTSVTEEALTGKESDSEFANDSSVNAQKREVLAEPWLKLWGVDISKLERLPATDGYGLIYADNSVKVGEASLRYAFKFSNGQVSLFHPGFWAPQWHTDYVDDQVSTATRLTLIGYGLPTLALGILALIYSILRRSHTSFKRGVFLSIVFFFIMMISTYNSVPETSSESLEGRVASVVMFIIYTLYSLLMASLLYFSLVGGNGLWRKEEGLNPWPRAKEPGYGKYVLDSVYAGYIWAFVLLGVQTLMFILLQYTLHNWSTTDASQSPYNMRYPWLLPIMAWLAGLSEEAVYRLFGIRMLKKIVRSTLLASLITTIIWAFGHTLYPIYPISSRPIELTVIGLLFSYIFLRYGFITAMFSHVVFDSILMGATLIFMREPVNVIAGIVTLVMPFIVGYIVYRFNPPGRERKPEPPRDEPGPEAPEPVVQPPFPS, encoded by the coding sequence ATGAATCGCGTCGGACAGCCGCTTAAGCTGCGGCCTCTATCCCGAACACTCATTATCGCGGGCCTGATCGGCCTGATCCTGTTCGCCATGTTCCAGATTATCCCCTCTCTGAACCAGCCCGGAGCCGGAAATGAGCAGGCCATCACCAAATCAGACGCGTCACTCAAGGCCTCCCGGTTCGCGGAGGAGAACCTTGGATACATACCGCAGGCCAGCGACCGCTGGACAGTGACTTATACATCGGATTCTTCATTCTACGGCTACATGTCACGCAAGAACTTGCTGGATAGCTATACGAGCCGAAAGCTCGATGAACGTTATCCGTACGATACATTCCACGTTTCGCTGAACACCCAGAAGGAGACATGGGATAGGCTGACCGTGGATTTGAATATGTATACGGGCGAGCCGGTCGGTTTCTCCCGGGTTCCTGCGGGGTATCTTCATCCCACCAGCGTTACCGAGGAAGCCCTGACCGGTAAGGAAAGCGACTCGGAGTTCGCTAACGATAGTTCCGTCAACGCGCAAAAAAGGGAGGTGCTTGCTGAGCCCTGGCTGAAGCTGTGGGGAGTGGACATATCGAAGCTGGAACGGCTGCCGGCAACCGACGGATATGGCCTGATCTACGCTGACAACAGTGTCAAAGTGGGAGAAGCGTCGCTACGCTACGCCTTTAAATTCTCGAACGGGCAGGTGTCGCTGTTCCATCCCGGTTTCTGGGCGCCGCAGTGGCATACGGATTACGTAGACGACCAGGTATCGACCGCCACGCGGCTGACGCTGATCGGCTATGGCCTTCCGACCTTGGCGCTCGGCATACTGGCGCTGATCTACAGCATACTCCGGCGGAGCCATACGTCTTTTAAACGCGGCGTCTTCCTTAGTATCGTCTTTTTCTTCATTATGATGATCAGCACGTACAATTCGGTGCCGGAGACCTCATCCGAATCCTTGGAGGGGCGGGTAGCCTCGGTCGTAATGTTCATCATTTATACGCTGTACAGCCTGCTGATGGCCTCTCTGCTCTACTTCTCCCTTGTAGGCGGCAACGGCCTCTGGCGGAAGGAAGAAGGACTGAATCCGTGGCCCCGGGCCAAAGAGCCAGGCTATGGCAAATACGTGTTGGACAGCGTCTACGCCGGCTATATTTGGGCATTCGTGCTGCTCGGCGTACAGACGCTCATGTTCATCCTGCTGCAGTACACGCTCCATAACTGGTCGACGACGGATGCGTCCCAGTCACCCTATAACATGCGCTATCCATGGCTGCTTCCTATTATGGCCTGGCTGGCCGGATTGTCCGAGGAGGCAGTCTACCGGCTGTTCGGCATCCGGATGCTGAAGAAGATCGTCCGCAGCACGCTGCTTGCCAGCCTGATCACCACGATCATCTGGGCGTTCGGGCATACGCTGTACCCAATCTATCCGATCAGCTCCCGTCCAATCGAGCTGACGGTGATCGGGCTGCTGTTCAGCTATATTTTTCTGCGCTACGGCTTCATTACCGCCATGTTCAGCCATGTCGTCTTCGACAGCATCCTGATGGGAGCGACCCTGATCTTCATGCGCGAGCCGGTGAATGTCATTGCGGGCATCGTGACGCTCGTGATGCCGTTTATCGTCGGCTACATCGTCTACCGCTTCAACCCGCCGGGGCGCGAGCGCAAGCCCGAGCCTCCTCGGGATGAGCCCGGACCGGAAGCGCCGGAACCCGTGGTACAGCCTCCTTTCCCTTCATAA
- a CDS encoding TrkH family potassium uptake protein, translated as MALPIPKISEFRWLKLSPPQILVIGFALIIMIGALLLMLPVSHTQGQGISFLDAVFTATSAVCVTGLVVHDTGTFFSVFGQVVIMVLIQIGGLGFMTMATLFALVFRRRISLRERLVLQEAMNQSSMEGIVRLIRSVLIYSLVIEGGAAILLTIRWAFDMPFGRAMFFGLFHAVSMFNNAGFDLFGNYRSLTGYTSDPVVNVVVMFLIVSGGIGFIVMSDLIGYRRGRRLSLHTKVVLTSTAALIGIGALVLFVFEFTNTRTLGSLNFGGKVWGALFQSVTPRTAGANTLDLTGLRQASQFFIIILMFIGASPGSTGGGIKTTTFTIMLGAVIAMLRGRDDIVLFRYRLSQERVFKALTITVLALLLIGTVTMLLSTTEEMPFLDLLFETTSAFATVGLSLGVTPELSGAGKVLIALTMFAGRLGVLTLAYALGPKQGKPLYRYPEGKMIIG; from the coding sequence ATGGCTTTACCGATACCCAAAATCTCCGAGTTTCGCTGGCTGAAGCTGTCTCCGCCGCAAATTCTCGTCATCGGGTTTGCTCTAATTATTATGATCGGAGCCCTTCTTCTTATGCTGCCTGTGTCCCATACGCAGGGGCAGGGCATCAGCTTTCTGGACGCGGTCTTCACGGCGACCTCCGCCGTATGTGTGACAGGGCTTGTCGTGCATGACACCGGCACGTTCTTCTCCGTCTTCGGACAGGTTGTCATTATGGTGCTGATTCAGATTGGGGGCCTGGGCTTCATGACAATGGCCACGCTGTTCGCCCTGGTGTTCCGGCGGCGCATTTCGCTGCGGGAACGGCTGGTGCTGCAGGAGGCGATGAATCAGAGCTCCATGGAAGGGATTGTCCGGCTCATCCGCAGCGTGCTGATCTATTCGCTGGTTATCGAAGGCGGAGCGGCCATCCTGCTTACGATCCGTTGGGCGTTCGACATGCCTTTTGGGCGCGCGATGTTCTTCGGGCTGTTTCATGCCGTCTCCATGTTCAATAACGCAGGCTTTGATTTGTTCGGGAACTACCGGAGCCTTACCGGCTATACATCCGATCCGGTCGTCAACGTGGTCGTCATGTTCCTGATCGTGTCGGGCGGGATCGGCTTTATCGTCATGTCGGACCTGATCGGTTACCGGCGGGGACGGCGGCTCTCCCTGCATACTAAGGTGGTGCTGACCTCGACGGCGGCGCTGATCGGAATCGGAGCGCTCGTGCTGTTCGTCTTCGAATTCACGAACACGCGGACGCTCGGGTCGCTGAATTTCGGAGGCAAAGTCTGGGGAGCGCTCTTTCAATCCGTCACGCCCCGTACAGCCGGCGCGAATACGCTGGATTTGACGGGACTCCGCCAGGCCTCCCAGTTCTTCATCATCATCTTAATGTTCATCGGGGCTTCTCCCGGTTCTACGGGAGGCGGCATCAAGACCACGACCTTTACGATCATGCTGGGCGCGGTAATTGCCATGCTGCGCGGACGCGACGATATCGTGCTGTTCCGCTACCGGCTCAGCCAGGAGCGGGTCTTCAAGGCGCTGACGATTACCGTGCTCGCGCTGCTGCTGATCGGAACCGTCACCATGCTGCTGTCCACTACGGAGGAGATGCCGTTCCTGGATCTCCTGTTCGAGACGACCTCTGCCTTTGCCACGGTCGGCCTCAGTCTTGGCGTGACCCCGGAGCTATCCGGGGCGGGCAAGGTTCTCATTGCACTGACGATGTTCGCAGGCCGGCTTGGTGTGCTGACACTGGCGTATGCGCTTGGGCCGAAGCAAGGCAAGCCCCTGTACCGCTACCCGGAAGGAAAAATGATTATCGGATAA
- the sdhB gene encoding succinate dehydrogenase iron-sulfur subunit gives MAQSAAAPKQVRFIITRQDDQNSAPYAEEFELPYRPGMNVISALMEIQRNPVNSKGEHTVPVCWESNCLEEVCGACSMVINGKPRQACAALIDNLEQPIRVQPMATFPVVRDLVIDRSRMFTALKKVKAWIPIDGTYDLGPGPRMAEKKRQWAYELSKCMTCGVCLEACPNVNAKTDFIGPAAISQVRLFNAHPTGEMNADERLEAVMTDGGIEGCGNSQNCVRACPKGIPLTTSIAEINKQTTKHMFKRWLGV, from the coding sequence ATGGCGCAATCGGCGGCGGCTCCCAAACAAGTGAGATTCATCATCACCCGCCAGGACGACCAGAACAGTGCTCCGTATGCAGAGGAATTTGAGCTCCCCTATCGTCCGGGCATGAACGTGATCAGCGCCCTGATGGAGATCCAGCGCAATCCGGTCAATTCGAAGGGCGAGCACACCGTACCGGTATGCTGGGAATCGAACTGCCTGGAGGAAGTGTGCGGCGCCTGCTCCATGGTCATCAACGGCAAGCCCCGGCAAGCCTGCGCCGCGCTGATCGACAATCTGGAACAGCCGATCCGCGTCCAGCCCATGGCGACCTTCCCGGTTGTGCGCGACCTGGTCATCGACCGGAGCCGGATGTTTACCGCGCTCAAGAAGGTCAAGGCCTGGATACCGATCGACGGCACCTACGATCTCGGTCCCGGACCGCGGATGGCCGAGAAGAAACGGCAGTGGGCCTATGAGCTGTCGAAGTGCATGACCTGCGGCGTCTGCCTCGAAGCCTGTCCGAACGTCAACGCGAAGACCGACTTCATCGGTCCGGCGGCCATCTCCCAGGTGCGGTTATTCAACGCACATCCGACGGGGGAAATGAACGCCGACGAACGCCTGGAGGCGGTGATGACGGACGGCGGCATCGAGGGCTGCGGCAACTCGCAGAACTGCGTCCGCGCCTGCCCGAAGGGCATCCCGCTGACGACCTCCATCGCGGAGATCAACAAGCAGACGACGAAGCATATGTTCAAGCGCTGGCTGGGCGTGTAG
- the sdhA gene encoding succinate dehydrogenase flavoprotein subunit, translated as MATADIIIVGGGLAGLMATIKAAEAGVHVHLFSLVPVKRSHSVCAQGGINGAVNTKGEGDSPWVHFDDTVYGGDFLANQPPVKAMCEAAPGIIHLMDRMGVMFNRTPEGLLDFRRFGGTKHHRTAFAGATTGQQLLYALDEQVRRWEVEGFVTKRENWEFLSVVLDDEGVCRGICAQDLRSMAIETFPADAVILATGGPGIIFGKTTNSVINTGTAASAVYQQGVHYANGEFIQIHPTAIPGDDKLRLMSESARGEGGRIWTYKDGKPWYFLEEKYPAYGNLVPRDIATREIFNVCVDQGLGINGENMVYLDLSHKDPKELDVKLGGIIEIYEKFMGDDPRKIPMKIFPAVHYSMGGMWVDYNQMTNIPGLFAAGECEYQYHGANRLGANSLVSAIFGGMVSGPKAVEYIKGLKRSAQDVSSSVFDSASRAQQDKYDNLLKMTGTENAYVIHKELGEWMTANMTVVRHNPKLEATIGKIRELKERYRQINMNDTSRWNNQGAAFTRQLWNMLELAEAMTKGALLRNESRGAHYKPEFPSRNDEEFLKTTKAAWTPDGPQITYEDVDVSLIPPRVRDYSKDK; from the coding sequence ATGGCAACAGCCGATATCATTATCGTTGGCGGCGGCCTCGCCGGCCTGATGGCAACCATCAAGGCGGCGGAAGCCGGCGTACATGTGCATCTATTCTCGCTGGTTCCGGTCAAGCGCTCGCACTCCGTATGCGCCCAGGGCGGCATCAACGGCGCCGTTAACACGAAGGGGGAGGGGGACTCTCCCTGGGTGCATTTTGACGACACGGTGTACGGCGGCGACTTCCTCGCCAACCAGCCTCCGGTCAAGGCCATGTGCGAAGCCGCACCGGGCATCATCCATCTCATGGACCGGATGGGCGTTATGTTCAACCGCACGCCGGAGGGCCTTCTGGACTTCCGCCGTTTCGGCGGCACGAAGCATCACCGTACGGCGTTCGCAGGCGCGACGACCGGCCAGCAGCTGCTGTATGCGCTCGATGAGCAGGTGCGGCGCTGGGAGGTCGAAGGCTTCGTAACGAAGCGCGAGAACTGGGAATTTCTGTCCGTCGTGCTGGATGACGAGGGCGTGTGCCGCGGCATCTGCGCGCAGGATCTCCGGTCGATGGCGATCGAGACGTTCCCGGCGGATGCGGTGATTCTGGCGACCGGGGGGCCTGGCATTATTTTCGGCAAGACGACCAATTCGGTGATCAATACAGGCACGGCGGCAAGCGCGGTGTACCAGCAGGGCGTTCATTACGCCAACGGCGAGTTCATCCAGATCCATCCGACGGCCATACCCGGCGACGACAAGCTGCGCCTCATGAGTGAATCGGCCCGGGGCGAGGGAGGGCGCATCTGGACCTACAAGGACGGCAAGCCCTGGTACTTCCTTGAGGAAAAATACCCCGCCTACGGCAACCTGGTGCCGCGCGACATTGCGACCCGTGAAATCTTCAATGTCTGCGTCGACCAGGGCCTCGGAATTAACGGCGAGAATATGGTCTATCTCGATCTGTCGCATAAGGACCCGAAGGAGCTGGACGTCAAGCTCGGCGGCATAATCGAAATCTATGAGAAGTTCATGGGCGACGATCCCCGCAAAATTCCGATGAAAATCTTCCCGGCAGTCCATTACTCTATGGGCGGCATGTGGGTCGACTATAACCAGATGACGAACATTCCGGGGCTCTTCGCCGCCGGGGAATGCGAATACCAGTATCACGGCGCGAACCGGTTGGGCGCGAACTCGCTGGTGTCGGCGATTTTTGGCGGGATGGTCTCGGGTCCGAAGGCCGTTGAATATATCAAGGGTCTGAAAAGATCAGCACAGGATGTGTCCTCATCCGTATTTGACAGCGCAAGCCGCGCCCAGCAGGACAAGTACGACAACCTCCTGAAAATGACCGGTACGGAGAACGCCTATGTGATTCACAAGGAGCTTGGCGAGTGGATGACGGCCAACATGACCGTGGTGCGCCACAACCCGAAGCTGGAGGCGACTATCGGCAAAATCAGAGAGCTGAAGGAGCGCTACCGCCAGATCAACATGAACGATACTTCGCGCTGGAATAATCAGGGTGCGGCGTTCACCCGGCAGCTGTGGAACATGCTGGAGCTGGCGGAGGCGATGACGAAGGGTGCGCTGCTGCGGAACGAAAGCCGGGGCGCGCACTACAAGCCCGAGTTTCCGAGCCGCAATGACGAGGAGTTCCTGAAGACGACGAAGGCGGCCTGGACGCCGGACGGTCCGCAGATTACGTACGAGGACGTCGACGTATCGCTGATCCCGCCCCGGGTGCGCGATTATTCGAAGGATAAATAG
- a CDS encoding succinate dehydrogenase cytochrome b558 subunit → MRGFYSRKIHSLLGVIPLAFFFIEHMLTNFSAVEGGASGFKDSVLWLNSLPLVLFLEIFLIWLPLLYHGVYGLYIAYQSKPNVNRFNLERNWRYTLQRITGVLTFIFIIWHLFETRVQVALGNVTHEELGGVMHDIVNSPGWLIFYIVGVVAACFHFANGLWSFLVSWGVTVGPRSQRVSSYICLGLFVVVTAMFLISLVTFRSSEFKTAETAFQIVRTVI, encoded by the coding sequence ATGAGAGGCTTTTATTCCAGAAAGATTCACTCCCTGCTCGGCGTCATCCCGCTCGCCTTCTTCTTCATCGAGCATATGCTGACGAATTTTTCGGCGGTGGAGGGGGGAGCATCCGGCTTCAAGGACAGTGTGCTGTGGCTGAACAGCCTGCCGCTTGTCCTCTTCCTGGAGATTTTTTTGATCTGGCTTCCCCTGCTGTACCACGGGGTATATGGTCTGTATATCGCTTACCAGTCGAAGCCGAACGTGAACCGCTTCAACCTGGAACGGAATTGGCGCTATACGCTCCAGCGGATCACCGGCGTGCTCACCTTCATCTTCATCATCTGGCATCTCTTCGAGACGCGGGTGCAGGTGGCACTGGGCAATGTGACGCATGAGGAGCTGGGAGGCGTTATGCACGATATTGTGAACAGTCCGGGCTGGCTAATTTTTTACATTGTCGGGGTTGTCGCCGCCTGCTTCCATTTTGCCAACGGTCTCTGGTCCTTCCTCGTCAGCTGGGGCGTTACGGTCGGTCCCCGTTCCCAGCGGGTGTCTTCCTACATCTGCCTGGGGCTGTTCGTGGTGGTGACCGCGATGTTCCTGATCTCTCTCGTGACGTTCCGGAGCAGCGAATTCAAGACCGCCGAGACTGCCTTCCAAATCGTAAGAACCGTTATCTAG
- a CDS encoding potassium channel family protein, giving the protein MKAQQFVVIGLGRFGSSLALELMEMGYEVLGIDHNEERVEELNDRLTHAVMADATDESVMRSLGVRNLDCGIVAIGDDMERSILTAILLKELGVKMVVAKAISILHGRALERLGVDRVIFPERDMGVRVAHQLVTPHLLDYIELSKDYRIVELTVPSCMDGKSLAAINTRGKYGCSIIALNRKGEEGVIVAPTAHDYLYAGDIMVVIGSNESIDRFEEEAVDVEEAP; this is encoded by the coding sequence ATGAAAGCACAGCAGTTTGTCGTAATCGGCCTTGGCCGTTTTGGCTCCAGTCTGGCGCTCGAGCTTATGGAGATGGGTTATGAAGTGCTCGGAATCGACCATAACGAAGAGCGGGTGGAGGAATTGAACGACCGGCTCACGCATGCCGTAATGGCGGACGCCACCGATGAGAGCGTAATGCGCTCACTCGGCGTCCGCAATCTGGACTGCGGCATTGTGGCGATCGGCGACGATATGGAGCGCAGCATCTTGACCGCCATTCTGCTCAAGGAGCTAGGCGTCAAGATGGTGGTGGCCAAGGCGATCAGCATTCTGCACGGCCGCGCGCTGGAGAGACTTGGGGTGGATCGGGTGATCTTCCCCGAGCGGGATATGGGCGTCCGGGTGGCGCATCAGCTTGTCACGCCGCATCTGCTCGATTATATCGAGCTGTCCAAGGATTACCGGATTGTCGAGCTGACCGTTCCTTCCTGCATGGACGGAAAAAGCCTTGCCGCGATCAACACCCGGGGCAAATACGGCTGCAGCATCATCGCCCTCAACCGCAAGGGTGAGGAAGGCGTAATCGTCGCGCCTACCGCGCATGATTATCTGTACGCCGGAGACATCATGGTCGTGATCGGCTCCAACGAGAGCATCGACCGCTTCGAAGAGGAAGCGGTCGATGTTGAAGAGGCGCCCTGA